The Cryptococcus neoformans var. neoformans B-3501A chromosome 7, whole genome shotgun sequence genome window below encodes:
- a CDS encoding hypothetical protein (Match to ESTs gb|CF190443.1|CF190443, gb|CF193759.1|CF193759, gb|CF185769.1|CF185769; HMMPfam hit to Ribosomal_L36e, Ribosomal protein L36e, score: 149.0, E(): 1e-41), which translates to MENAVRRGAGAGGGKCHIARDEIALLGVLRRDGTGGSFRAGRALRNASHTHSPRSKRKSKSVQPNLSSPSLRSSSKSTRWEKNSSTMADVDMSSAPAQRSNLRYGMNKGRPTTVIPKTARPSNKKGLKTEKKTFVRSVIREVAGFSPYEKRVMELLRNSKDKKAKKLTKKRLGTLLRSKRKIEELSAVIVEQRRAGH; encoded by the exons atggaaaatGCCGTGCGCCGGGGTGCTGGGGCGGGTGGAGGCAAGTGCCACATCGCGCGAGACGAAATTGCCCTCCTCGGCGTTTTGCGGAGAGATGGGACCGGGGGCAGCTTCCGCGCTGGGAGAGCTTTGCGCAACGCCTCGCACACTCACTCGCCTCGGTCCAAACGCAAATCAAAATCTGTTCAGCCAaacctctcttctccttctcttcgttCCTCAAGTAAATCAACCAG GTGGGAAAAAAATTCGTCAACAATGGCCGACGTCGACATGTCCTCTGCTCCCGCTCAGCGATCTA ACCTCCGATACGGTATGAACAAGGGCCGACCCACCACCGTCATCCCCAAGACTGCCAGGCCTTCCAACAAGAAGGGTCTCAAGAC cgagaagaagacctTTGTCAGGTCTGTCATCCGAGAGGTTGCCGGATTCTCTCCTTACGAGAAGCGAGTCATGGAGTTGTTGAGGAACtccaaggacaagaaggccaagaagctcaccaagaagagg CTCGGTACTCTCCTCCGATccaagaggaagattgaagagctCTCTGCCGTCATTGTCGAGCAGCGTCGTGCCGGCCACTAG